One window from the genome of Canis aureus isolate CA01 chromosome 18, VMU_Caureus_v.1.0, whole genome shotgun sequence encodes:
- the LOC144288554 gene encoding uncharacterized protein LOC144288554 → MYRFRSQLFTGISAAATAHSYPRRFSPLLLAEDSPLSRPPHRRTSKKCSSIG, encoded by the coding sequence ATGTATCGTTTCCGATCACAGCTCTTCACGGGGATTTCTGCTGCTGCCACCGCCCACTCGTACCCCCGCCGCTTCTCGCCTCTGTTGTTAGCCGAAGACTCGCCTCTTAGCCGCCCGCCGCACAGACGCACGAGTAAAAAGTGCAGCTCCATCGGCTGA